The DNA window caCGTCGCGTCCAGCAGGATGGtgtcgcctccctcgccaaAGAAGCTAAAGGTGACGCAAAAGGGCGAGTGCAGCCAGCTCAGCGGCACGGGctcgcgctcggccgccgtgTACACGGTgagggcctcgccctcgatgcTGGTCTCGGGCTTGCGGAAgtggcgcagggcggcgacgacggccaggcaggccgcGTCGATGAGGTTGCCGTCGTGCGAGAGGACGTGCAGGTCGGCGCGGACGGACCAGCACTTTTGCCCCGCGACGAGGCACAGCGACTCGGTGTCGAGCGCCCCGGAGCGGCGCACCGTCTTCTCCAGGAGCCGCGACAGgagcacctcggcctcggtcgGGCGGTTGACCTCGAACGACGGCGCCACCATGGGGCTGAGCTCCGACGTGATGGTGAAGACGCCGTCGAAGGGGCGGTCCGCGTACGGGACCGTCACCTCTGCGGAGACTTTGGCGACGACTCTGCGGGGGACTGTCAGCGACTTTTCCTCTTTTTGACCTCTGATGATTATCGTTGTTGTTGCTTTATATatagtgtgtgtgtgtgtgtgtgtgttggaTCACCGGGCCATACCGCGTCTTGCCGCATTGCACGTCTGCGACGCCATACTCGTCGCCAAACGAGAGTTGCAGCGGCCGGAACTGATCAAACTTGCGGTTGTCGACCCGCAGCCCCTCCTCGAGGGCTTTCAGCACAAACGTTCGTTCTGAGAGAGACGGCTCGGCTTCCCGGGGCATGATGACTACTGAAATGGCGACCGGGCAGTCGCAATCGCCATGTGCAACGTT is part of the Purpureocillium takamizusanense chromosome 7, complete sequence genome and encodes:
- the RRP45 gene encoding 3'-5'-exoribonuclease (COG:J~EggNog:ENOG503G8U8~BUSCO:EOG09264398) — protein: MPREAEPSLSERTFVLKALEEGLRVDNRKFDQFRPLQLSFGDEYGVADVQCGKTRVVAKVSAEVTVPYADRPFDGVFTITSELSPMVAPSFEVNRPTEAEVLLSRLLEKTVRRSGALDTESLCLVAGQKCWSVRADLHVLSHDGNLIDAACLAVVAALRHFRKPETSIEGEALTVYTAAEREPVPLSWLHSPFCVTFSFFGEGGDTILLDATWLEEQLRVSSCTFSLNKHGEICQVSKLGGADIDAPVFVQCAQTALSKSKEFTDLLDRKLTEDAKRRDKGGFMAELRAENER
- the RRP45 gene encoding 3'-5'-exoribonuclease, variant 2 (COG:J~EggNog:ENOG503NUU4), whose product is MVAPSFEVNRPTEAEVLLSRLLEKTVRRSGALDTESLCLVAGQKCWSVRADLHVLSHDGNLIDAACLAVVAALRHFRKPETSIEGEALTVYTAAEREPVPLSWLHSPFCVTFSFFGEGGDTILLDATWLEEQLRVSSCTFSLNKHGEICQVSKLGGADIDAPVFVQCAQTALSKSKEFTDLLDRKLTEDAKRRDKGGFMAELRAENER